The Pseudomonadota bacterium genome has a window encoding:
- a CDS encoding S9 family peptidase, producing the protein MQRLLTFAILFMGLVAAAKAQEAPRLFTSEDVFELEWADDPRISPDGQQALYLRRFNDIMTDRTLAHVWLVNLDGSGHQPLLADGGSYRSPRWSPDGTRIAYMKRVDGRTGLYVHYLGSGRDALLGSFAEAPRDLGWSPDGRLLAFTMAVKADSKKLVKAPKKPDGAKWADPPKVIDRARYRTNGSGFLELAYDHIFVIPAEGGTARQLTSGNFNHDGPLSFTPDGKTILFSANRHAGWELESREADIFSIDIATAILRQLTDRPGVEASPKVSPDGGSIAYLGTSNVRDPFVVTNVFVMDRYGGNGRNLTEGLDRRTGDLHWLSGKELSYTFQNRGENHIGVVGTNGRRRVVVEGIGGTTIGRPYVSGTYDAGRGGALVYTKGSAYRPADLYAYRNGRAQRLTTLNEDLLAHRDLGRVETFTYASSLDGLEIQGWIITPPGYQPGSTYPLIIEIHGGPHLAYGPHFSAELQRMAAAGYVVIYDNHRGSIGYGSQFANLLKDKYSSPDDFADHMSAVDWAIDNGFADRDNLFIAGGSAGGIATAYAVGLTDRFNAAVAAKPIINWVSKVLTADSYIGQIANQFPGPPWEHLDHYWQRSPLSLVGNVTTPTMLITGEADYRTPISETEQFYQALQLRKVPTVMVRIPDANHGIASRPSRLNAKTDYTLAWFEKYKKKPEGGE; encoded by the coding sequence ATGCAACGACTTTTGACCTTCGCCATTCTGTTTATGGGCCTTGTTGCCGCTGCAAAAGCTCAGGAGGCGCCACGCCTGTTTACGTCGGAGGATGTGTTCGAACTGGAATGGGCCGACGATCCCCGGATTTCGCCGGATGGGCAGCAGGCGCTATATCTGCGCCGGTTCAACGACATCATGACCGATCGCACACTGGCGCATGTGTGGCTGGTCAATCTGGACGGCAGCGGACACCAGCCATTGCTGGCCGATGGCGGCTCCTACCGCTCACCGCGCTGGTCCCCCGATGGCACACGCATCGCCTATATGAAGCGCGTCGACGGTCGAACCGGCCTCTATGTCCATTATCTGGGTTCGGGGCGCGATGCGCTGCTGGGCAGTTTTGCCGAAGCACCGCGCGACCTTGGCTGGTCTCCCGACGGCAGGCTGCTGGCCTTCACCATGGCGGTGAAGGCGGACAGCAAGAAGCTGGTCAAAGCGCCCAAAAAGCCCGATGGCGCGAAATGGGCCGATCCGCCCAAGGTGATCGACCGGGCGCGCTACCGCACCAACGGCTCCGGTTTTCTGGAGCTGGCCTATGACCATATATTCGTCATCCCCGCCGAGGGCGGCACCGCGCGCCAGCTTACCAGCGGCAATTTCAATCATGATGGGCCGCTCTCCTTCACGCCGGACGGAAAAACAATTCTGTTTTCCGCCAACCGCCATGCCGGGTGGGAACTGGAAAGCCGCGAGGCGGATATTTTCTCGATCGACATCGCCACGGCTATATTGCGCCAGCTGACCGACAGACCCGGCGTCGAGGCCAGCCCCAAAGTGTCGCCCGATGGAGGTTCCATCGCCTATCTGGGCACCAGCAATGTGCGCGACCCTTTTGTGGTCACCAATGTATTCGTGATGGATCGCTATGGCGGCAATGGCCGCAACCTGACCGAAGGTCTGGATCGCCGCACTGGTGACCTGCACTGGCTGTCGGGCAAGGAGCTTTCATACACTTTCCAGAATCGCGGCGAGAACCATATCGGCGTGGTCGGCACCAATGGCCGCCGCCGGGTTGTGGTGGAAGGCATTGGCGGCACCACCATTGGCCGGCCCTATGTCAGCGGCACCTATGATGCCGGGCGCGGCGGCGCGCTGGTCTATACCAAGGGCAGTGCCTATCGTCCCGCCGACCTCTACGCCTATCGCAATGGCCGGGCGCAACGCCTGACTACATTGAACGAGGATCTGCTGGCGCATCGCGATCTCGGCAGGGTCGAGACATTCACCTATGCCTCATCGCTGGACGGTCTGGAAATCCAGGGCTGGATCATCACCCCGCCGGGCTATCAGCCGGGCAGCACCTATCCGCTGATCATCGAAATCCATGGCGGCCCGCATCTTGCCTATGGCCCGCATTTCTCCGCCGAGCTGCAGCGCATGGCTGCTGCCGGCTATGTCGTGATCTATGACAATCATCGCGGCTCAATCGGCTATGGCAGCCAATTCGCCAATCTGCTCAAGGACAAATATTCCAGCCCCGATGATTTTGCCGATCATATGTCAGCGGTCGACTGGGCCATCGACAATGGCTTTGCCGACAGGGACAATCTGTTCATCGCCGGTGGATCGGCAGGCGGAATCGCCACCGCCTATGCCGTCGGCCTGACCGACCGGTTCAACGCCGCCGTGGCCGCTAAACCGATTATCAACTGGGTATCCAAAGTACTGACAGCGGACAGCTATATCGGCCAGATCGCCAACCAGTTTCCGGGGCCGCCCTGGGAGCATCTCGACCATTATTGGCAGCGCTCACCCTTGTCGCTGGTCGGCAATGTCACCACGCCGACAATGCTGATCACCGGTGAGGCGGATTATCGCACACCGATTTCGGAGACCGAGCAATTCTATCAGGCGCTGCAGCTGCGCAAGGTGCCGACCGTGATGGTGCGTATTCCCGATGCCAATCACGGCATCGCCAGCCGCCCGTCACGGCTGAATGCCAAGACAGATTATACGCTGGCCTGGTTCGAGAAATACAAGAAGAAGCCGGAGGGTGGAGAGTAG
- a CDS encoding indoleamine 2,3-dioxygenase codes for MGDYDLSPDRGFLCRYNPLSLTLPDMWSDAAQIALQLPDVLPSGRVRAFLEANLPDPETLSGAAELPDAQARMATVHYSFMVQAYMWGEETVIDRLPACLAVPMVALADRLEQQPLLTYSSYVLDNWTLIDPELPIALDNIRMIQNFLGGQDEAWFVLVHVAIEACAGQVLARFGAIMEAADRDDPQAVQGLLEQTAVTWSRINALFDRMPERCDPYIYFERVRPYIHGWKDNPALPNGVIYEGVTRYGSAAQAFRGQTGSQSSIVPSMDALLGVGHAADPLRAYLDQLHAYRPKGHRRFIDDVRASSGVRPFAKHVQSPALNDAYNANIQAVADFRSRHLEYAASYINKQGRKHAGNDTEVGTGGTPFMRYLKKHRDETQANLL; via the coding sequence TTGGGTGACTATGACTTGTCCCCGGACAGGGGTTTTCTCTGCCGCTATAATCCTCTCTCGCTAACCCTGCCCGATATGTGGTCGGACGCGGCGCAGATTGCGCTGCAACTGCCGGATGTACTGCCTTCGGGGCGTGTGCGTGCTTTTCTGGAGGCCAACCTTCCGGACCCTGAAACGCTCTCCGGCGCTGCGGAGCTTCCCGATGCGCAGGCGCGCATGGCCACCGTCCATTATAGCTTCATGGTCCAGGCCTATATGTGGGGCGAGGAGACGGTTATTGATCGTCTGCCGGCGTGTCTTGCCGTGCCGATGGTTGCACTGGCGGACCGGCTGGAGCAGCAGCCGCTGCTGACCTACAGCTCTTATGTGCTGGACAACTGGACCCTGATCGACCCGGAACTGCCCATTGCACTCGACAATATCCGCATGATCCAGAATTTTCTCGGCGGCCAGGATGAGGCCTGGTTTGTGCTGGTCCATGTCGCCATCGAAGCCTGTGCGGGTCAGGTTCTGGCAAGATTTGGGGCTATCATGGAAGCCGCTGACCGTGATGATCCGCAGGCAGTGCAGGGTCTGTTGGAACAGACGGCGGTGACATGGTCCCGGATCAACGCGCTGTTCGATCGCATGCCCGAACGCTGCGATCCCTATATCTATTTCGAACGTGTCAGACCATATATTCACGGTTGGAAGGACAATCCCGCGCTGCCCAATGGCGTGATTTATGAGGGTGTGACGCGTTACGGCTCAGCCGCGCAGGCGTTTCGCGGCCAGACCGGATCGCAATCCTCGATCGTGCCGAGCATGGATGCGCTGCTTGGTGTCGGTCATGCCGCCGATCCGCTGCGCGCCTATCTCGACCAATTGCATGCCTATCGCCCCAAAGGCCATCGCCGGTTCATCGATGATGTCCGTGCCAGCAGCGGCGTGCGGCCCTTTGCCAAACATGTGCAGTCACCGGCACTGAACGACGCCTATAATGCCAATATTCAGGCGGTGGCGGATTTCCGCTCGCGCCATCTCGAATATGCGGCGAGCTATATCAACAAACAGGGGCGCAAGCATGCGGGCAACGATACCGAGGTCGGAACCGGCGGTACGCCCTTTATGCGCTATCTGAAAAAGCACCGCGACGAGACGCAGGCAAATCTGCTGTGA
- a CDS encoding Lrp/AsnC family transcriptional regulator, with the protein MDDIDRRILRLLESDGRISNAKLAERVSLSASACLRRVQELERSGVIRGYRAVLDRSQLGGGITVFVMVGLSAHLAKDARSFEEAMEGASEVRECHNITGSVEYLLRVEVDSLSRYKTFHSETLGVLPQVASITSHFSLGSSKDMRA; encoded by the coding sequence ATGGACGATATTGATCGCAGAATATTGCGTCTCCTTGAAAGCGATGGACGAATCAGCAACGCAAAGCTGGCCGAGCGTGTGAGCCTGTCCGCCTCGGCCTGCCTCAGACGGGTGCAGGAACTTGAACGCTCCGGTGTGATCAGGGGCTATCGCGCGGTCCTTGATCGCTCACAGCTGGGCGGCGGGATCACCGTCTTCGTAATGGTTGGCCTGTCGGCCCATCTGGCCAAGGATGCGCGCAGCTTTGAAGAAGCGATGGAAGGCGCAAGCGAAGTGCGCGAGTGCCACAATATCACCGGCTCGGTCGAATATCTGCTGCGCGTCGAAGTCGACAGCCTGAGCCGCTACAAGACGTTCCACTCAGAAACGCTAGGCGTGCTGCCACAAGTGGCCAGCATCACCTCGCATTTCAGCCTGGGTTCCTCAAAAGACATGCGCGCTTAA
- a CDS encoding serine hydrolase domain-containing protein, which yields MACSSPAFSRDDIVVSFSPDAALQYSLDALQAKRPDVPGFAIAVIDGERLVTAASGVAAPDGMLMTAQTPFRLASVTKTFVAAAVLRLYEQGQVDLDAPISGLISAEHAQLLEADGYDTGKITVRHLLMHASGLDDHFGTDESKALVFANPLKQWTRTEQIRLLVDATDPLGQPGERFHYSDTGYVLLGEIIETVTGMRLGEAVRTLNRFDAIGIAAMRWEPLAGEEQGAARAHQWIDGIDTFALDGSLDAYGGGGLIGNVIDTARYYDALFDGRIFASAETLQLMQQAPSHPEGSPYRLGLFAGRIGNHQVYMHGGFWGVHALHVPSLDLTIVAVALDQSGHKDIRQLAADLVGAR from the coding sequence ATGGCGTGTTCTTCCCCGGCGTTTTCCCGTGATGATATTGTCGTCAGTTTCTCGCCAGACGCCGCCTTGCAATATAGTCTTGATGCCCTGCAGGCGAAGCGGCCTGATGTGCCCGGATTTGCCATTGCCGTGATTGATGGCGAGCGCCTGGTTACGGCTGCTTCCGGCGTTGCGGCGCCGGACGGGATGCTAATGACCGCTCAGACGCCTTTCCGTCTTGCCTCGGTGACCAAGACCTTTGTGGCGGCTGCCGTGTTGCGGCTTTACGAGCAGGGGCAGGTTGATCTCGATGCGCCGATTTCCGGTCTGATATCGGCCGAACATGCGCAGCTGCTTGAAGCGGATGGCTATGACACGGGCAAGATTACGGTGCGCCACCTGCTGATGCACGCCAGCGGCCTTGATGACCATTTCGGCACCGACGAGAGCAAGGCCTTGGTCTTTGCCAATCCGCTCAAGCAGTGGACCAGGACCGAACAAATACGGCTTCTGGTTGACGCGACCGATCCGCTCGGCCAACCCGGCGAGCGTTTCCACTATTCGGATACGGGCTATGTGCTGCTCGGTGAGATTATCGAGACCGTGACCGGCATGCGGCTTGGCGAAGCGGTGCGCACGCTCAACCGTTTCGATGCTATAGGCATTGCGGCTATGCGCTGGGAGCCGCTTGCCGGCGAGGAACAGGGTGCTGCAAGAGCGCATCAATGGATCGATGGCATCGACACATTCGCACTTGATGGCAGTCTCGATGCCTATGGCGGTGGCGGCCTGATCGGCAATGTCATCGACACCGCGCGCTATTATGATGCCTTGTTCGACGGTCGGATATTCGCTTCGGCGGAGACGCTGCAGCTGATGCAGCAAGCGCCTTCACATCCGGAAGGCAGCCCCTATCGCCTTGGCCTCTTTGCCGGCAGGATCGGCAATCATCAGGTCTATATGCATGGTGGCTTTTGGGGCGTGCACGCGCTGCATGTCCCCAGCCTCGACCTGACCATTGTTGCGGTTGCGCTCGACCAGTCCGGCCACAAGGACATCCGGCAACTGGCTGCGGATCTGGTTGGCGCGCGATAG
- a CDS encoding LL-diaminopimelate aminotransferase has product MTEEFYRIRRLPPYVFAEVNAMKAAARARGEDIIDLGMGNPDGAPAQHIIDKLTEVANDPNAHRYSASKGIKGLRKAQADYYARRFNVDLDPEKEVIVTLGSKEGLANLAQAITAPGDVVLAPNPSYPIHTFGFIIAGAAIRSIPAAPGPDFFKRLHYSMAYSVPKPKVLVMGYPSNPTAYIADLDFYKEVVAFAKKHELWVISDLAYAEIYFGNEPTPSILQVPGAKDVAVEFTSMSKTYSMAGWRMGFAVGNPHLVDALTRVKSYLDYGAFTPIQAAAVAALNGPQDNVDANRALYKSRRDVLVESFGRAGWEIPPPAASMFAWAPIPEAFREMGAMEFSKKLLAEAQVAVAPGVGFGEEGEGYVRLALVENEQRLRQAARNVKKFMAAYG; this is encoded by the coding sequence ATGACCGAAGAATTTTACCGTATCCGCCGCCTGCCGCCCTATGTCTTTGCCGAGGTCAATGCGATGAAGGCGGCGGCGCGGGCGCGGGGCGAGGATATTATCGATCTCGGCATGGGCAATCCCGATGGCGCGCCGGCGCAGCATATTATCGACAAGCTGACCGAGGTTGCCAATGATCCCAATGCGCATCGCTATTCGGCGTCCAAGGGCATCAAGGGGCTGCGCAAGGCGCAGGCCGATTATTATGCGCGGCGTTTCAATGTCGATCTTGACCCGGAAAAAGAGGTCATCGTCACCCTCGGCTCCAAGGAAGGCCTGGCCAATCTGGCACAGGCGATCACCGCGCCGGGCGATGTCGTGCTCGCACCCAATCCCAGCTATCCGATCCACACTTTCGGTTTCATCATCGCCGGGGCCGCAATCCGCTCCATCCCCGCCGCGCCGGGGCCGGACTTCTTCAAGCGATTGCATTATTCCATGGCCTATAGCGTGCCCAAGCCCAAGGTGCTGGTCATGGGCTATCCCAGCAACCCGACCGCCTATATTGCCGACCTCGATTTCTACAAAGAGGTTGTCGCCTTTGCCAAAAAGCATGAGCTCTGGGTGATCTCCGACCTTGCCTATGCCGAGATTTATTTCGGCAATGAGCCGACGCCTTCGATCTTGCAGGTGCCAGGCGCCAAGGATGTTGCGGTCGAGTTCACCTCGATGTCGAAAACCTATTCCATGGCCGGCTGGCGCATGGGTTTTGCCGTCGGCAATCCGCATCTGGTCGACGCCCTGACCCGGGTCAAATCCTATCTCGATTATGGCGCCTTCACCCCGATACAGGCGGCGGCGGTGGCGGCACTCAATGGTCCGCAGGACAATGTCGATGCCAATCGCGCTCTCTACAAATCGCGCCGTGATGTGCTGGTCGAAAGCTTTGGCCGCGCCGGATGGGAGATACCGCCACCCGCCGCCAGCATGTTCGCCTGGGCACCCATTCCCGAAGCCTTTCGCGAAATGGGCGCGATGGAGTTTTCCAAGAAGCTGCTCGCCGAAGCCCAGGTCGCGGTCGCCCCCGGCGTCGGCTTTGGCGAGGAAGGTGAGGGCTATGTGCGCCTGGCACTGGTCGAGAATGAGCAGCGGCTGCGACAGGCGGCGCGTAATGTGAAGAAGTTTATGGCTGCCTATGGGTAA